The Streptomyces laurentii genome contains a region encoding:
- a CDS encoding hypothetical protein (identified by MetaGeneAnnotator; putative;~sequence version:1), with translation MAETQGQLLPVYVLADESGSMHSYVGDLNAGLASLHRALLGEPMAAAKVRFSVLGFSNTVTERLILADLRAASELPRLTANGGTSYEAAFAALLRRIPQDVDTLKSQGYRVHRPAVFFLSDGLPNAGEAWRDRHRELTDRSVTKAAPNIIACGIGEAEAQTMLAIATQPEFAFISMPGAQLGESIARFFTALTRSVVESGNAMAAGQAELVVERPEGFRLAIDEV, from the coding sequence ATGGCTGAAACCCAAGGACAGTTGCTGCCGGTGTACGTCCTGGCGGACGAGTCCGGTTCCATGCATTCCTACGTCGGTGACCTCAACGCCGGACTCGCCTCGCTCCACCGGGCCCTGCTCGGCGAGCCGATGGCCGCGGCGAAGGTCCGCTTCTCGGTGCTGGGATTCTCCAACACCGTCACCGAGCGGCTGATCCTGGCCGATCTGCGGGCCGCGAGCGAGCTGCCCCGCCTCACGGCAAACGGGGGCACGAGCTACGAGGCGGCCTTCGCCGCGCTGCTGCGCCGGATTCCGCAGGACGTGGACACGCTCAAGAGCCAGGGCTACCGCGTCCACCGGCCCGCGGTGTTCTTCCTCAGCGACGGCCTGCCCAACGCAGGGGAGGCATGGCGGGACAGGCACCGGGAACTCACCGACCGTTCGGTGACCAAGGCGGCGCCCAACATCATCGCCTGCGGCATCGGCGAGGCCGAGGCCCAGACGATGCTCGCGATCGCCACGCAGCCTGAGTTCGCCTTCATCTCGATGCCCGGTGCCCAGCTGGGCGAGTCCATCGCCCGCTTCTTCACCGCGCTCACCAGGAGCGTGGTGGAGTCCGGCAACGCGATGGCCGCGGGCCAGGCGGAGCTCGTGGTCGAGCGGCCGGAAGGCTTCCGGCTCGCGATTGACGAGGTGTGA
- a CDS encoding hypothetical protein (identified by MetaGeneAnnotator; putative;~sequence version:1), translated as MTHDSWRWREDEAEPAGSSSAVPSPAESRPPDVRASAAPGNGGYPAVPPPGGPRAIPPRPAHEPGPYPGSPADSGHGAPGPARHVPSSGAQSAGPVQPPRQALPPETGPAPGRTQPAGPVPPRRQPGHVSSAPVPTTREPRDPDAKPVPWERIRLGRPAASFEPKPPPADPYRPDTLFDGWSTRGLTVRLASVRGDAHRYSGQPRQDDIVVAAHEPTDTVVFAVADGVSAAAQSHVGAALACRTAVADVLRQLDDGRPQVDWARTVKSSAYQLFMRVTRGAEPSPEQKREAQTLLATTLVTGLVRLAEGGKLEVDLVHVGDSGAWMLHEGRFRPLRGDTKERAEGLVSHAVAALPWVPPSIEGTWYTLPADGTLLIGTDGFGDPLGDGTGRIGKRMAWELGRPPREPLALAQLLDFSWETFDDDRTLLAVWPRHRLDESGDTTAYWGGGPTG; from the coding sequence GTGACACACGACTCGTGGCGCTGGCGGGAGGACGAGGCGGAGCCCGCCGGATCCTCCAGCGCCGTGCCGTCCCCGGCGGAAAGCCGGCCGCCCGACGTCCGTGCCTCGGCCGCGCCCGGGAACGGCGGCTACCCCGCTGTTCCCCCGCCGGGCGGACCGCGGGCCATTCCGCCGAGGCCCGCACACGAGCCGGGACCGTATCCCGGCTCCCCGGCGGATTCGGGGCACGGGGCCCCGGGCCCGGCGCGGCACGTGCCGTCGTCGGGGGCGCAGTCGGCGGGGCCTGTCCAGCCGCCGAGGCAGGCGCTGCCCCCGGAGACGGGACCGGCGCCGGGACGAACGCAGCCTGCGGGGCCCGTACCGCCTCGCCGCCAGCCGGGGCACGTCTCCTCGGCTCCCGTACCGACGACCCGGGAGCCGCGGGACCCGGACGCGAAGCCCGTGCCCTGGGAACGCATCCGGCTCGGCCGGCCGGCCGCCTCGTTCGAACCGAAGCCGCCGCCCGCGGACCCCTACCGCCCTGACACACTGTTCGACGGCTGGTCGACGCGCGGGCTCACCGTCCGCTTGGCCTCCGTGCGCGGGGACGCGCACCGCTACAGCGGGCAGCCCCGCCAGGACGACATCGTGGTGGCGGCTCACGAGCCGACCGACACAGTGGTGTTCGCGGTCGCGGACGGCGTCTCGGCGGCCGCCCAGTCGCATGTGGGTGCCGCACTGGCCTGCCGTACCGCCGTCGCCGACGTACTGCGACAGCTGGACGACGGACGGCCGCAGGTCGACTGGGCCCGGACCGTCAAGTCGTCCGCTTACCAGCTGTTCATGCGGGTGACCCGCGGTGCGGAGCCGTCCCCGGAACAGAAGCGCGAGGCCCAGACCCTGCTGGCCACGACGCTGGTGACCGGCTTGGTACGGCTCGCCGAGGGCGGAAAGCTGGAGGTCGATCTGGTGCACGTCGGTGACAGCGGCGCCTGGATGCTCCACGAGGGCCGCTTCCGCCCGCTGCGGGGCGACACGAAGGAGCGTGCGGAAGGACTCGTCTCCCACGCGGTGGCGGCGCTTCCCTGGGTGCCCCCGTCGATCGAAGGGACCTGGTACACGCTCCCCGCGGACGGGACGCTGCTGATCGGGACGGACGGGTTCGGCGATCCGCTGGGTGACGGCACGGGCCGGATCGGCAAGCGCATGGCATGGGAGCTGGGGCGTCCGCCGCGTGAGCCGCTGGCCCTCGCCCAGCTGCTGGACTTCTCCTGGGAGACGTTCGACGACGACCGGACACTGCTGGC